A single region of the Triticum dicoccoides isolate Atlit2015 ecotype Zavitan chromosome 2B, WEW_v2.0, whole genome shotgun sequence genome encodes:
- the LOC119361880 gene encoding uncharacterized protein LOC119361880: MESPSALPRAQDVEGQQATVEEKIHDQLPPVILLPRRPAYPLPLLAPPPAPDPVPPALVRVRGALRRRRSTGRDGARRQSPIPRLPPLLRAYDETTVGVVAAFGDEEAQGDTACGGVGAPQCNHSDDCQIRCSCGRWAGLVVALIGLWELLLVNPLVCSLLDLWQPPCLRPGTYRSVLWLDATKAGIFSSFAHGCFVLGGFFLFVQLAWPTNVCAGPACPMSFQWRQFVRIE; encoded by the exons atgGAATCTCCATCGGCCCTTCCTCGTGCTCAAGATGTGGAGGGGCAACAGGCGACGGTGGAGGAGAAGATCCACGACCAGCTGCCGCCGGTCATCCTCCTACCGCGCCGACCCGCGtatcctctccctctcctcgcgccgccgccggcccccgATCCCGTGCCTCCAGCCCTGGTTCGAGTGCGCGGCGCCCTTCGGCGTCGACGATCGACAGGGCGAGATGGCGCCCGCCGCCAGTCCCCAATCCCGCGCCTCCCGCCCCTGCTTCGCGCATACGACGAAACAACCGTTGGTGTGGTAGCGGCCTTCGGCGACGAGGAGGCCCAGGGCGACACGGCCTGCGGTGGCGTTGGTGCTCCTCAGTGCAACCACTCCGATGACTGCCAG ATCCGTTGTTCTTGTGGTCGTTGGGCTGGATTGGTTGTCGCACTCATCGGTCTATGG GAGCTCCTTTTGGTGAACCCTCTTGTCTGCTCATTGTTGGATCTATGGCAGCCTCCCTGTCTTCGTCCAGGGACTTACAG GAGTGTGCTTTGGCTGGATGCTACTAAGGCTGGAATTTTTTCCTCATTTGCACATGGGTGCTTCGTGCTTGGTGGTTTTTTTCTTTTCGTTCAATTGGCATGGCCTACTAATGTGTGTGCTGGCCCTGCGTGTCCTATGTCATTCCAGTGGCGTCAGTTTGTGAGGATTGAATGA